CCGCTGCCGTAAGTATATTCAGCTCCAGTTGTCTGATATCAGTATTACCAATCTTCAATAAACTTTCGATTATTTTATATCGTTCACTGTCCATACCATATACTTCCCCCACCTGCTCAATTGCATAGAATCCTCCAAGAGCATCTCTGAATTTGACTATCCGCCGGGCATATGAAGGTCCTATTCCTTTTAATGATATCCAGGCCGTAGTATCTGCTGTATTGATATCTATACCGGCTGTGTTTACATTATTTTGAAACATTCCGGGATATTGGACTGCTGTCTTTGAAGTAGTAGTGCGGGGTGCTGATGAACCATCTGCGATATGTATGTATGCTTCTACCCGTGCATAATCTGACTCTTTAATAGTATATATTTTACGTAAATCTTCCTTTTTATAAAATTTACCTCCTTTAGCGGTATAATTCAGTATCATACGGATCTGATAATCTTTGAAGCCTAATTTTTTCCATTCGGTGGCAGAGAGTTGATTAGGATCGAAGTTAAAATAGGAAACAGGATTCAGATCTGCGGATCGGGAAGAATAATCTACTTTGGAATTTAAGGATTCCCCATTATTGATTTCCGCATTCTCTTCATCAAAAACATGAAGCTGGTAATAGACAGGAGCTGGTCTATAAATTAAATTCCAAACAAGGGGACTGATTGTGACTAATACAATCAGTATAAGCAATACAAAAAAACCGTTTTGCTCTGCTCTGCTTAGTTTAAAAAAATAAAATAGCTTATTCATATTCCATTTTTAACAGTATCACATTAAAAAAGAAATAGGAATAAGCCTGGTAAAGCGTCTCTTAATTAAGCTTATCCTTATCTACTTTTTCAACTTTACTTTTATCTTTTAGTGTTTTTGAAATCGCATTAAATGGTCTGGATACAACTTCCTGATCTTTTTTCAGTCCGGATAAGATGATAATATTATTATCGTCCTGAATACCTGTTTTCACTTCAACCATATTGACCTCAGTTCCGTTTACGACAAATACGTACTCTTTAGCTCCTGCATTTTCAGTGGCAGCAGCCTTTTTAGTTTTATCATCTTTATTCGCAGAGTCCTCCCCTTTTGGTTCGTCAGATTTGATCTCCTCGGTACGGATCGTAACCGATTGAATCGGCACCACCAATCCGGAAGCTGTTTTCGTTCTGATCTGAACTGTAGCTGAAAGTCCCGGTCTGAATGGAGATGGGTTCTTCAGATTATTATTCAGGATATCAGCATATGAATCTGGAGAGATTCTTACTTTCACATTAAAGTTTGTGACCTGCTCTGCTGTAGATGCAGCGGTAGTAGTGGCAGCACTTTTGGATGAGCTCGCTATTTCAGTTACGACTCCTACAAATTTGCGGCCTTGAAAAGCATCTACTTCAATATCTGCCTGGTCTCCCAGTTTTACTCTGTTGATATCATTTTCATTAACGTCCACATTCACTTCCATTGATGACATATTCGCTATACGCATAATTTCAGTACCCGCCATTTGTGCTGTTCCCACCACACGCTCTCCCAATTCTACGGACAATAAAGAAATTACACCGTCCGAAGGAGCGTAGATAGTTGTTCTCGCCAGGTTATCACCCGCCTGTTTGACCGATGCCTGCGACTGATCTATCCCATATCGGGTAGCACGTACGCTCTGTCTCTGTGCTTCAATAGAAGCAAGTGCACTGCGATAATCGGCTTCTGCTTTGTCCATTTCGGCTGCGGATATTACACGCTTTTTAAAAAGTTCCTGATTTCTTTTAAAAGTGGCTTCCGTATTGACAAAATTAGCCTCCTGTTGTTTTAACTGTTGTTGAGAAGAAGCTAATGTTGCACGTTGTATATTTAATGAAGCGACTGCCTGATCAAAACCAGACTGAAGGATATCGGGTTTTACACGACACAATACTTGTCCTTTCTTTACGACATCTCCTTCCTTTATATTCAGTTCAATGATCTCCCCTGATACTTCCGAACTCAGTTTGACTTCAAATTCGGGCTGGATTTTACCGCTGGCAGATACCAGTTCATGAACAGTTCGCTCCTGAACTTTATCCACCGCAACCTTGATTACATTACCATCACCAAACCATCCCAATTTATTGCCGGCAACAAATACGACGAGAATTACCACTGCCGCAATTACAAGAATGAGAGGAAGTCTATTTTTTTTCTTAGCCATTTATCGTTAATAATAAGTTTTGCAA
The Sphingobacterium spiritivorum genome window above contains:
- a CDS encoding helix-hairpin-helix domain-containing protein, producing MNKLFYFFKLSRAEQNGFFVLLILIVLVTISPLVWNLIYRPAPVYYQLHVFDEENAEINNGESLNSKVDYSSRSADLNPVSYFNFDPNQLSATEWKKLGFKDYQIRMILNYTAKGGKFYKKEDLRKIYTIKESDYARVEAYIHIADGSSAPRTTTSKTAVQYPGMFQNNVNTAGIDINTADTTAWISLKGIGPSYARRIVKFRDALGGFYAIEQVGEVYGMDSERYKIIESLLKIGNTDIRQLELNILTAAELAKHPYISYKQASAIVNYRKQHGNYKNINDLRAVLLLDEDFLRKLEPYLKF
- a CDS encoding efflux RND transporter periplasmic adaptor subunit, with translation MAKKKNRLPLILVIAAVVILVVFVAGNKLGWFGDGNVIKVAVDKVQERTVHELVSASGKIQPEFEVKLSSEVSGEIIELNIKEGDVVKKGQVLCRVKPDILQSGFDQAVASLNIQRATLASSQQQLKQQEANFVNTEATFKRNQELFKKRVISAAEMDKAEADYRSALASIEAQRQSVRATRYGIDQSQASVKQAGDNLARTTIYAPSDGVISLLSVELGERVVGTAQMAGTEIMRIANMSSMEVNVDVNENDINRVKLGDQADIEVDAFQGRKFVGVVTEIASSSKSAATTTAASTAEQVTNFNVKVRISPDSYADILNNNLKNPSPFRPGLSATVQIRTKTASGLVVPIQSVTIRTEEIKSDEPKGEDSANKDDKTKKAAATENAGAKEYVFVVNGTEVNMVEVKTGIQDDNNIIILSGLKKDQEVVSRPFNAISKTLKDKSKVEKVDKDKLN